Within Burkholderia diffusa, the genomic segment GGCCGATGCTACGAGTTCGGCTGGGGCACAGCCGCGTGCGCGGCGGTAGCGGTGTACTGGTACCGGCTCGCCGCGCAGGCCGGCCTTGATTGGGGCATGTACAACTATGCGACGGCGCTCGCACTCGGCAACGGCATCGACGAGGATCGCACCGCCGCGCTCGACTGGTTTCGCCGCGCCGCCGCGCTCGGCCATGCGAAATCGATCAACCTGATCGGCGGCTTTTACGAGGACGGCTGGGTCGTGGCCGTCGATGTCGATGCCGCGTTCGACCACTATCGTCGCGCCGCCGAGGCAGGCGATTTTCGCGGCCAGTTCAACTACGCGCGGCTGCTCGCCGATCGCGGGCGCGTCGACGAAGCCCTCGTCTGGCTCGCGCGCGTGCCGGCCACCGCCACCCCCGCGTTCGTCGCGAAGATGCGCGCGTATCTCGCGTCGTCGCCGCTCGATGCGTTGCGCGCGGCGGCGATGCAATTGCCGTCTCATGGCATGGAATCCGAATCATGATGCTTCATATCCCCGGCGTACTGACCTGCGCACAGGTCGCGCAATGCCGCGAGATGCTCGATGCCGCCGAGTGGATCGACGGCAACGCGACGTCCGGCACGCAGTCCGCACTCACGAAACGCAACCGGCAGTTGCCGGAAGGCTCGCCGGCCGCGCGCGCGGTCGGCGATGCGATCCAGGATGCGCTCGCGCGGCATCCGCTGTTCTTTTCGGCGGCGCTGCCGCTGAAGGTGTTTCCGCCGCTGTTCAATCGTTACGAAGGCGGCGAGACGTTCGGCACGCACGTCGACAACGCGATCCGGCTGCTGCGCGGCACGGATTTTCGCGTGCGCAGCGACCTGTCGGCGACGTTGTTTCTCGAGGAACCGCACGCGTACGACGGCGGCGAGCTTTGCGTGGAAGATACATACGGCGTGCATCGCGCGAAGCTGCCGGCGGGCGATCTCGTGCTGTATCCGGCGTCGAGCCTGCATCATGTGACGCCGGTCACGCGAGGCGAGCGCGTCGCGTCGTTCTTCTGGATTCAAAGCATGGTGCGCGACGACGGCGACCGCACGCTGCTGTTTCAGCTCGATACGCAGATTCAGGCGTTGTCGGCGGAAAAAGGCGCGCAGGATCCCATGGTCATTTCGCTGACGGGGATTTATCACAACCTGTTGAGGAAGTGGGCGGATGCGTAATCGCGGCAATCATGCCCGATACGCATGAGCCATGCGCAAGCATGTGGGCCAACGCCCCTACCCGCGCGCCGGCATTCATCTAACGAAATCGCCCATGACGAACCACGCGCGGTGCACCGCACTCACCGACGCCGGTTTCATCGATTGCCCGTCGGAATGGTCGGCATCGATCGTTCGGCGACCGCCATCGACTCGCGATGCAGGGCGAATCGCCCGCCATACGCCCCCCGTCGAGGAAACCTTCCCCGACGAACGCACCCGCCGACATTCTTTCCGACGACAACACGCCCTCATCGGTAACATCCGCACTTGCCGATCTCCGCCCGCTCCCGCACAATCGGGCCACCTGCCTCCCTCCCCCCGCGCCGATGTCCTATGCGTCACTCGCCACCGGCGTCCTGCTCGCCGGCGGTCTCGGTCAACGCTTCGACCCAAGCGGTCTGCACAGCAAACTGCTCGCGCTGCTTCCCGACGGCACGCCGGTTGCGGTCGCGGCTGCCCGTCGCCTCGCCGCGGCCACGGCCGACGTGATCGCCGTCGTGCGTCCCGGCGCGGAAAAACTCGCGATTCTGCTCAACGAAGCCGGCTGCCAGGTCGTCTATGCGCCCGACGCGATGCGCGGCATGGGCGCAAGCCTTGCAGCCGGCGTCCGCGCGACGCCGGAAGCAACCGGCTGGCTGGTCGCGCTCGGCGATATGCCCTGGATCGCGGCATCCACCTACGAAGCGGTCACGCGCGCGCTCGACGCCGACGACGCATCGATCGTCGCCCCCGTCCATCGCGGCGTACGCGGTCATCCGGTCGGCTTCGCCGCGCACCATTACGATGCGCTGGCCGCGCTCGACGGCGATACGGGCGCCCGCGCGTTGTTCGCGAGCGCACCGGTCAACCTGCTCGCCGTCGACGATCCCGGCATCCTGCGCGACGTCGATACGCCCGCGGATCTACGCTGACATCGGAACGCGCAGGCCGCACTGCGCATCGCGGATGCCGCCTTCGCGCGATCCGGCGCGATACCTGCGCAGGCTCGCATGTCGCCGGCAATCCGCATGCCGCCGCGAGAATCCCGCTGCAAACACCCGCCCGATTGCCTATAACGGAGACGAGGCGCACCCGCCGCGCCACCGCCACCACGCATTGCGCGAGTTCCTCATGGACCACACGACCCCGATGCCCGAGCCCCCGGCCGATCCGAACCGCGATCCGGAAGACGATCCGTTGTCGCCACCGCCGCCGGGGCATCCCCACGACAATCCACAGCAACCCGACGGACCGCCGAGCAAAGACCCGGTCTAGGCGGCATCGACCCACGCGATCTGGCCGGCGCCGGCACTCGGCCGACAGCCGCCTGCGGCCAGCCGTGCCTGTGGCGCCGCGAGCGTCCGCTACCGCGCCGTATACCCGCCATCGATTGCCAGCGACACGCCGCTGATCATCGATGCCGCGTCGCTGAGCAGGAACAGGATCGGCTCGACCACCTCGTCCGGCTCCGCGAAGCGCCCGAGCGGAATCGCCGCGAGCATCGGTGCGCGCTTCTCCGGCTCGCTCCACGCGAACTGCGCCATTGGCGTGAGCGTAACGGTCGGGTTCACGCTGTTCACGCGAATCCCGTGCGCGCCGAGTTCGATGCAGAGCACACGCGTCATCGCGTCGAGCGCCGCCTTCGACGCGCAATAGCTCAGATGCGCGGGCAGGCCGACGAGCGCGGCCTGGCTCGACACGTTGACGATGCTGCCCCGCGCGTGTGCCGCGCCTCGCCCCGCGCGTTCGATCATCTTCCGCGCGACGGCCCGCGCGACCAGCGCCGCGCCGCGCGCATTGACGGCCATCACGTGATCGAAGTGCGCCGCACTGACCTCGAGCGCCGGTTCGAGCGACGCGACTCCCGCGCAATTGATGAGCCCGTCGAACGCATCGTGCACGGCGAGCGCCGCATCGATCGCGTGTTCGTCGCCGCCGATATCGATGCGCAAGGTTTCGCATGCGATCTCGCTGGCCAGCGAATCGAGCGCGGCCGTATCGCGCCCCGCCGCGACGACCCGCGCGCCTGCATGGGCCAGCGCAACCGCGCAGGCGCGCCCGATCCCGCTCGACGCACCGGTAACGAGCACCCGCGCACTGCTGAAATCGAATCGTGTCTTCATGATGCCGCGCGCAGTTGGTGCATGATCGGCTTGAGTGCCGGATACAACGCCGTGTAAAGCGCGAAGCGCGCCGCATACGCATTCGCGCGCGCGGCATCGGGACGCGCGCGTTCGACGAGCGTGACCCAGCCGCCCTGCGCGTCGCCGTGCGACACCAGCCCGGCGCCGACGCCCGCGAGCAGCGCGGCGCCCATCGCGGCTTCGACGTCCTGCTCGATCGTCCATACCGGAAAGCCCGTCACGTCCGCGATGATCTGCATCCACAGCGCCGAATGCGCGGCACCGCCGACGACGATCAACCGGTCGTCCAGCGCCACCGCACCGCGCCGGCCGGCCTCGATGTTGTGCCG encodes:
- a CDS encoding tetratricopeptide repeat protein, which produces METVSLKALASVSPRAFADILAGPPARAAAWVAAAADNGIVDAQAVYGQYLLDGHGVARDPAAAFGWFRHAARAGHPMAMNMLGRCYEFGWGTAACAAVAVYWYRLAAQAGLDWGMYNYATALALGNGIDEDRTAALDWFRRAAALGHAKSINLIGGFYEDGWVVAVDVDAAFDHYRRAAEAGDFRGQFNYARLLADRGRVDEALVWLARVPATATPAFVAKMRAYLASSPLDALRAAAMQLPSHGMESES
- a CDS encoding Fe2+-dependent dioxygenase, translated to MMLHIPGVLTCAQVAQCREMLDAAEWIDGNATSGTQSALTKRNRQLPEGSPAARAVGDAIQDALARHPLFFSAALPLKVFPPLFNRYEGGETFGTHVDNAIRLLRGTDFRVRSDLSATLFLEEPHAYDGGELCVEDTYGVHRAKLPAGDLVLYPASSLHHVTPVTRGERVASFFWIQSMVRDDGDRTLLFQLDTQIQALSAEKGAQDPMVISLTGIYHNLLRKWADA
- a CDS encoding nucleotidyltransferase family protein, which encodes MSYASLATGVLLAGGLGQRFDPSGLHSKLLALLPDGTPVAVAAARRLAAATADVIAVVRPGAEKLAILLNEAGCQVVYAPDAMRGMGASLAAGVRATPEATGWLVALGDMPWIAASTYEAVTRALDADDASIVAPVHRGVRGHPVGFAAHHYDALAALDGDTGARALFASAPVNLLAVDDPGILRDVDTPADLR
- a CDS encoding SDR family oxidoreductase; translation: MKTRFDFSSARVLVTGASSGIGRACAVALAHAGARVVAAGRDTAALDSLASEIACETLRIDIGGDEHAIDAALAVHDAFDGLINCAGVASLEPALEVSAAHFDHVMAVNARGAALVARAVARKMIERAGRGAAHARGSIVNVSSQAALVGLPAHLSYCASKAALDAMTRVLCIELGAHGIRVNSVNPTVTLTPMAQFAWSEPEKRAPMLAAIPLGRFAEPDEVVEPILFLLSDAASMISGVSLAIDGGYTAR